The Athene noctua chromosome 23, bAthNoc1.hap1.1, whole genome shotgun sequence genome window below encodes:
- the PSRC1 gene encoding LOW QUALITY PROTEIN: proline/serine-rich coiled-coil protein 1 (The sequence of the model RefSeq protein was modified relative to this genomic sequence to represent the inferred CDS: deleted 2 bases in 1 codon), translated as MAEERDVRFVTEESFDFGILSPSDSQEEEEDEESPAGAGARGGSGRWSPLSGARLEEMVREATRLAAQLEQCHLPPPAPPGPPPNPRSPRSPRRETFVVKDSPVRALLPTVESRGTPPPAATTTTRPPAKPRGPPAATSIPSTRKVSPSCHPTAAPKGPPRARVPPPSRVGPPPRPCPPQGQGAGARGKSEPLQAGTSGTGSAGGDMGSSLGWGHPRQGLGCPHCTPTPSPPHSPLSPGQSKVRGAAAPCPPAARQPRTRATTVPSSRPPAPSAIPRAPGRTPAGGAAAGGRAPAPRGGGVARTAPPAAGSGCKPGPPSSRLRPPRKTAVSSTPR; from the exons ATGGCTGAGGAGCGAG ATGTCCGCTTTGTCACCGAGGAGAGCTTCGACTTCGGGATCCTGTCCCCTTCTGACAG ccaggaggaagaggaggatgaggagagcCCGGCTGGGGCAGGGGCCCGGGGGGGCAGCGGTCGCTGGAGCCCCCTGAGCGGGGCCCGGCTGGAGGAGATGGTGCGGGAGGCCACTCGCCTGGCGGCACAGCTGGAGCAATGtcacctgccccccccggccccccccggccccccgcccaacccccgcagcccccgcagcccccgccgtgAGACCTTCGTGGTGAAGGACAGTCCCGTGCGGGCGCTGCTGCCCACCGTGGAGTCtcgggggacacccccccccgctgccaccaccaccacccgcccccCCGCCAAACCCCGGGGGCCCCCCGCtgccaccagcatccccagcaccCGGAAG GTCTCGCCCAGTTGTCACCCCACAGCAGCGCCGAAGGGACCCCCCAGGGCCAGGGTGCCCCCCCCTAGCCGGGTGGGCCCCCCCCCTCGGCCttgccctccccaggggcagggggctggggcccggGGCAAGTCGGAGCCCCTCCAGGCGGGGACATCAGGTACCGGCTCTGCGGGGGGGGACATGGGCAGCTCCTTGGGCTGGGGGCACCCACGCCAGGGGTTGGGGtgcccccactgcacccccacACCTTCCCCCCCCCATTCCCCG CTGTCCCCAGGCCAGTCAAAGGTGAGGGGGGCCGCTGCCCCctgcccccctgccgcccgccagccccgCACCAGGGCCACCACCGTCCCctccagccgcccccccgcccccagcgccaTCCCCAGGGCACCCGGACGGaccccggcggggggggcagcagcgGGTGGGAGAGCACCCGCGCCCAGAG GCGGGGGGGTGGCGCGGACAGCCCCCCCGGCCGCTGGCTCGGGGTGCAAACCAGGACCCCCCTCCAgccgcctccgccccccccggAAGACGGCAGTGAGCAGCACCCCGAGGTGA